Genomic window (Candidatus Vicinibacter proximus):
AAATTCAATAAATACACACTGTAGCCCCTCTTTTGAAGCTGACTAGAAATTCTGAGATAGCCAGACAGAAACTATTCTTCCAAATCCTTAAGCAAAACATTTGTAAAAAAATAGCCCCGGGTGTATCTTGGGCAATAAAAGTAGATATGCCCGGGAGGTTCAGTGCTACAAAATAGGACAAAAATTACCTGATCGCAACAATTCTAAAAATGCCGGCCTCTATAAAAAACAAAATCTCCCTTCTGGAAAGAATTTACGAGCGGGATCCCGCAACCAAGGCTTTTCTGATTAAGATTTCCATCGGCAGTTATCACGACATCTTCAACAATCTGGATCCGGCCCCATTTGTCAAAAGAGACCTGGACTCTGACCTTATGACTTATATGGAGGAAAGTTCTGTGGACATCCCACTCAAGTATCCATTGATCCTGCAATTCAATGCACCGGCCGACATCCGGGACACCGAAAAAGAGCAACGCGTAATCACCGGTATTAAAACTTATTTTCAATTCATGATCCGGTCTTACAAAAGAGAAATAAATCAAGTATACCAGAGGAGTATTACCTATATACTCAGCGCCTTTGCCTTGCTGTTGCTTAGCTTTTATCTGAACAACTGGTCATCAAAAAATATACTTTACGAAACATTGGTAGAAGGCCTCAACATTGGTGGATGGGTTTTTCTGTGGGAAGCAATTGTGCTCTTTGTGTTCAAAAATCGCGACACCAGAATCCAATGCAAGAGATACGAAAGACTGGAAAATTCTCCAATACATTTTGTCTACTCCTGATGAAAAGTTTAATGGTCTTATTGCCATAAAAATCTCCAACAAAATTTACCTGTAGAGTGTATGCCAACAGATATGACAACTTTTTCCAATTTTCCAATTTTCCAATTTTCTAATTTTCTAATTTTCTAATTCCATCCTCACTTTCCCGCAATTCAATCATAAACGTTGTGCCCTGATCAATTGCCGAATCTTTTACATAGATCCTTCCATTGTGATAGTTCTCAATGATGCGTTTTGCCAGAGATAATCCCAGCCCCCAGCCTCTGAGTTTGGTAGAGTAACCGGGTCGAAAAATGGTATCAAATTTTCCGGCAGGAATTCCCTTGCCTGTATCTGTAATCTCCAGATGAATCATGTGGTGATGTTTGGAAATCCTGGCCATGATCTTGCCTTCTCCTTCCATGGCATCCAAAGCATTGCGAAGTAAATTCTCCAAAACCCATGAAAACAAATTTGGATTGATGTCGACCCAATAGTCCTGATCCTCTTCATCAGGGAAATCAAAAACAATATGCCTGGATGCACGTACCTGCATATATCGCTTGGCCTCCAACAATTCCTGCAGGAGCGAACAAGGATGTAGCTCGGGTTTGGATCCAATTTTAGAAAAGCGGTCAGAGACTTGCTGAAGCTTAAATACATCCTGCTCCATGTGACGCACAATTTCTGCCGCTTGCTCCGGATCGGTATCTGGTGATTTAAGATTTTCAATCCAACCCATAATGCCGGAGATCGGAGTGCCAAGCTGATGGGCAGTTTCTTTGGCCATCCCTACCCATACCCTGTTCTGCTCTTCCTTTCGGGTGAGATTAAAAACGGCATAACCAATCGCTACATAAACCAGCAAAAGGAATAATTGCAGAAGTGGGAAGTATCGGATCAGTGTCAAAATTTTTGGATATTCCCAATATATTGCTTCATAGTCCGGTGTCGTCAGGGGTTGTATTCCTGAGGCCCGCACGCGCTTCAATACGGCAGAGGTGTCAACGTTTTCGGGATAGTTATGGAGTTGTACATCTCCATTGTGATTGACCGTAACCACACTTACATTGTTGAGTTTTTCAAGAACCTCCACCTGGTAAGTCATGTCCTGATCGTAATTCTGGTTGAGTGAAATTTCCTTCAGCGTACGCACCAGTAATTCCACATGTGTTTTCTCTCGCTCGGCCAGGTTCTGGGCCAGATAATTGGAATAGAAGACAGGTAATAATGCAATTAACACCCCCAATATGGCAAGGTATAATTTCCAACGACCGGTCTTACTGTATACGTCCATCATGATTTCCCATTCAGGGTTTCAGTCAAATGCAAAGTAAACGCATTTGTCCCTTAGATAGGTATAAATCAATCCTGGCTTTTTAAACTGAGTATCATCAAGGCTGCTTCCTGTCCAAAGACCTTGTTGCGCTCCCGCGCTACAGCAAATCTCGAGTTCCCCAATGGAC
Coding sequences:
- a CDS encoding HAMP domain-containing histidine kinase: MMDVYSKTGRWKLYLAILGVLIALLPVFYSNYLAQNLAEREKTHVELLVRTLKEISLNQNYDQDMTYQVEVLEKLNNVSVVTVNHNGDVQLHNYPENVDTSAVLKRVRASGIQPLTTPDYEAIYWEYPKILTLIRYFPLLQLFLLLVYVAIGYAVFNLTRKEEQNRVWVGMAKETAHQLGTPISGIMGWIENLKSPDTDPEQAAEIVRHMEQDVFKLQQVSDRFSKIGSKPELHPCSLLQELLEAKRYMQVRASRHIVFDFPDEEDQDYWVDINPNLFSWVLENLLRNALDAMEGEGKIMARISKHHHMIHLEITDTGKGIPAGKFDTIFRPGYSTKLRGWGLGLSLAKRIIENYHNGRIYVKDSAIDQGTTFMIELRESEDGIRKLEN